The DNA segment AATTTGTCCATGCCGCAGTGGATCTCGGCTTAGAAGCGCGGATTACTGTATCAGCGGTATGAGACTGTCCAAACCGTTTCGAGGCTTATATAAGATTCCGCCAGTTTTTGATTACTTGTAATGACAGCGTTTCATCGCTCCATTCAGATCATTCCCTCAGTTCTCCCAGCTGATTGGGCCGCAATGGGGCAGTGTGTCAAAGATCTTGAAGAAGCCGGTGTAGACAGAATCCAGTTTGACGTGATGGATGGCAACTTTGTGCCAAATCTAACCTTTGGTCCAGAACTTATAAAAGCTTGCAGAAAATATTGCAGCGTTCCCTTTGAAACTCAATTAATGGTGAGTCAGTATAATTGTGAAACCATGCTAGAAGAATATATCGCAGCGACAAAAGGACCAAATAACGAACCCGGCGTTGTTATTGCACATGTGGAAGCGAACACACATTTACATCGAGTTCTAAGCCAAATTCGAGAGCTAGGTGGTAGTCCCTCAGTAGCAATAAATCCCCATACACCAATAGATATGATAAAAAATAT comes from the Synechococcus sp. M16CYN genome and includes:
- the rpe gene encoding ribulose-phosphate 3-epimerase codes for the protein MTAFHRSIQIIPSVLPADWAAMGQCVKDLEEAGVDRIQFDVMDGNFVPNLTFGPELIKACRKYCSVPFETQLMVSQYNCETMLEEYIAATKGPNNEPGVVIAHVEANTHLHRVLSQIRELGGSPSVAINPHTPIDMIKNILDMVDHVLVMTVNPGFGGQAYIPTMLDKISELRKIIVERNLDIDIEVDGGIKANWTISQCCAAGANCFIAGSGMFAYPSLKEGCDDLRRVAQEAQAGKTLPTSA